The following coding sequences lie in one Deltaproteobacteria bacterium genomic window:
- a CDS encoding long-chain fatty acid--CoA ligase, whose product MIFGDYIGRWGRAFPDKEALVDAINGRRYSYGELAEDVHRMANFLKFELGVGFGDRVASLSYNRVEVITLFFALGRLGGILVPLNFRLAEDEFLYYFEDAVPKALFFDRDHQDVVRALKPKLAVSHYVCYDDDSAAGGSLPVKWTQLSTDPPPDAPIREGDPHLMIYTSGTTGLPKGVILTHGMMMWNAMNTILGWDMRSEDSTILHAGMFYTAGWNVFTLPIFLSRGVNILVKSFDPDLILDLIQNEGVTLFFGVPTMYRMLIDSPKFDAVDFSRVRFMVSGGAPLGRDLFEIFKTRKSIHLWEGYGLTEVGPNNFLANGKPGTVGHPMPFVDVKLIDAQSGEVPTGSDGELLIRGPHVCAGYWNKPKATSESIVDGWFHTGDLAKIDEDGHLSIVGRLKDMIISGGANIYPAEIERIIETHPSVAGAAVIGVPDAKWGEVGKAVVELKPQSRLTLEELAEFLKSRMGKYKIPKYLAVVDRLPRTPVSGKVQKFILKEQHGGADHQ is encoded by the coding sequence ATGATTTTCGGTGACTATATCGGCAGATGGGGACGCGCTTTCCCGGACAAGGAAGCGCTTGTGGATGCGATCAACGGACGTCGTTATTCCTATGGCGAACTGGCCGAAGATGTCCACCGCATGGCCAACTTCCTGAAGTTCGAGCTGGGCGTCGGTTTTGGAGACAGGGTGGCTTCACTCTCGTACAACCGGGTGGAAGTCATTACGCTTTTTTTCGCGCTGGGAAGACTGGGAGGCATCCTCGTTCCCCTGAATTTCCGTCTGGCCGAGGACGAATTTCTCTATTATTTCGAGGATGCCGTTCCCAAAGCCCTCTTCTTCGACCGGGACCATCAGGACGTTGTCCGGGCGCTCAAGCCCAAGCTCGCCGTTTCCCACTATGTCTGCTACGACGACGATAGTGCGGCGGGCGGCTCTCTGCCGGTAAAGTGGACGCAGCTTTCCACCGATCCTCCACCCGATGCCCCGATTCGGGAGGGAGATCCGCATCTGATGATCTACACTTCCGGCACCACGGGCCTGCCCAAAGGGGTTATACTGACGCACGGAATGATGATGTGGAACGCCATGAACACCATCCTGGGGTGGGACATGCGCTCCGAGGACAGCACCATCCTGCACGCGGGCATGTTTTACACCGCAGGATGGAACGTGTTCACACTGCCCATCTTTTTGAGCAGAGGCGTGAACATCCTGGTGAAGAGCTTCGACCCGGACCTGATCCTGGACCTCATCCAGAATGAGGGCGTCACCCTGTTTTTCGGCGTGCCCACGATGTACCGCATGCTCATCGATTCTCCCAAATTCGATGCCGTCGATTTCTCGAGGGTCCGATTCATGGTTTCCGGAGGCGCACCCCTCGGCCGGGACCTATTCGAAATCTTCAAGACGCGAAAATCCATCCATTTGTGGGAAGGGTACGGCTTGACAGAGGTAGGGCCCAACAATTTCCTGGCCAACGGCAAGCCGGGGACCGTGGGGCACCCCATGCCGTTTGTGGACGTGAAATTGATCGACGCCCAGAGCGGAGAGGTTCCCACCGGCTCCGACGGAGAGCTGCTCATCCGGGGGCCTCATGTATGCGCGGGATACTGGAACAAACCGAAAGCCACATCGGAGAGCATAGTGGATGGGTGGTTTCACACCGGAGATCTGGCCAAAATCGATGAAGACGGTCATCTTTCAATTGTGGGTCGCCTCAAGGACATGATCATTTCCGGAGGCGCCAACATCTATCCCGCGGAAATCGAACGCATCATCGAGACGCATCCCAGCGTGGCAGGGGCGGCTGTTATCGGTGTGCCCGACGCGAAATGGGGTGAGGTGGGAAAAGCCGTTGTCGAGCTGAAGCCCCAGTCGAGGCTCACGCTGGAGGAGCTGGCGGAATTCCTCAAATCCCGTATGGGAAAATATAAGATTCCCAAATACCTGGCCGTGGTGGACCGTCTGCCGCGCACGCCGGTCTCCGGCAAGGTGCAGAAATTCATCCTCAAAGAGCAACACGGAGGAGCGGACCATCAGTAA
- a CDS encoding 3-oxoacyl-ACP synthase produces the protein MPNPNASAGILSFAAYVPRAYHDAEYIASRSDTPADIIRGKLGWRQKNVPGPGDGTVAMGLKAARKALYYSGLSPDDIDLVIWSGEEVKEYRNWPVGPKLQKELGINDAWSFDMQQRCGTTMAALKTAREMIRGDGRIVNILIATGYRNSDLIDYANSRVRWMYFLAAGGAACVVQRDCPKNEILEGHFMSDGSFAYDVYVPQGGSVAPLTAEGLQQGQQYLDVMDPVGMKDRLERLSLSNWLLCIDKALAKSGYTRKDVGYLATLLMKRSAHDFLMNELGLEPHQTRYLAEFGHHGQNDQILSLELAVEEGLIQDGDVVLMISAGIGYAWDVLVMRWGQRKH, from the coding sequence ATGCCGAACCCCAATGCCTCGGCGGGCATACTCAGTTTCGCCGCGTATGTGCCGAGGGCCTATCACGATGCCGAATACATTGCTTCCCGGAGCGATACTCCGGCGGACATCATCCGCGGCAAACTGGGATGGCGCCAAAAGAACGTTCCGGGGCCGGGAGACGGGACCGTGGCCATGGGCCTCAAGGCGGCCCGAAAGGCGCTCTATTACTCGGGACTGAGTCCGGACGACATCGATCTGGTGATCTGGAGCGGTGAAGAGGTCAAGGAATACCGTAACTGGCCCGTGGGTCCGAAACTGCAAAAGGAATTGGGCATCAATGACGCATGGTCTTTTGACATGCAGCAGCGTTGCGGGACCACCATGGCGGCGCTCAAGACGGCTCGGGAGATGATCCGGGGCGATGGCCGCATCGTCAATATATTGATCGCCACCGGGTACCGCAATTCGGATCTGATCGACTATGCCAATTCCAGGGTCCGCTGGATGTATTTCCTGGCCGCGGGAGGCGCCGCCTGCGTCGTACAGCGCGATTGCCCGAAGAACGAAATCCTGGAAGGACATTTTATGAGCGACGGGTCGTTCGCCTACGACGTGTACGTCCCCCAGGGCGGGTCCGTAGCGCCGCTGACAGCCGAGGGCTTGCAGCAGGGACAACAGTATCTGGATGTCATGGACCCGGTGGGCATGAAGGACCGCCTTGAACGGCTGAGCCTGAGCAACTGGCTGCTTTGCATCGACAAGGCTCTGGCCAAGAGCGGGTATACGCGCAAAGACGTGGGTTATCTGGCCACCCTTCTCATGAAACGAAGCGCGCACGATTTCCTGATGAACGAATTGGGGCTCGAGCCCCACCAGACCCGCTACCTAGCGGAATTCGGCCACCACGGCCAGAACGATCAGATATTGTCCCTCGAACTGGCTGTCGAAGAAGGCCTGATACAGGATGGCGACGTGGTCCTCATGATCTCGGCCGGGATCGGGTACGCATGGGACGTGCTCGTTATGCGATGGGGACAGCGCAAGCATTAG
- a CDS encoding branched-chain amino acid ABC transporter permease, translating into MMTADLTPVQRERVKEHETRYRRPSFLVQLLLLSALLITPFVFPSFRIMDTVAKIVIFAVVVASYDVILGYTGSLSLAHAMFFGIGSYSLALIVYHSGAPHWYHIPLAFVVATAISSVLAVLIAFFSLRVKAIFFAMMTLALSEFAHILAVQWYDFTLAEDGVSFKMPGIFKVDWSAGTFLGAEVNGRLMTYYFILVVSVLLFRGLVQFVESPVGRVLQSVRDNEQRSIALGYKTFRYQILSIILSSSVASMGGVMFAMWLGYVNPESVLATPIMLNILLMVIIGGLGTLYGSVIGSAFIEITQTYLPELQKIAKAVFPQVEMIHRLAERWVLYFGILFVLVVFFFPRGILGTAREMLARRRAL; encoded by the coding sequence ATGATGACTGCCGACTTGACACCGGTGCAACGAGAAAGGGTTAAGGAGCACGAAACACGCTACAGGCGTCCTTCTTTCCTCGTTCAGCTTCTTCTTCTGTCCGCGTTGCTGATCACGCCGTTTGTGTTTCCCTCGTTTCGGATCATGGACACGGTGGCCAAAATCGTCATTTTTGCCGTTGTGGTGGCTTCCTACGACGTAATCCTCGGCTATACAGGGAGCCTTTCCCTGGCCCACGCCATGTTTTTCGGGATTGGATCCTATTCTCTCGCCCTGATCGTTTACCACTCGGGTGCGCCTCACTGGTATCACATTCCGCTGGCTTTTGTGGTTGCGACGGCCATCAGCTCGGTATTGGCCGTGCTCATTGCTTTTTTTTCGCTGCGGGTCAAAGCGATTTTTTTCGCCATGATGACCCTGGCGCTGTCGGAATTCGCCCATATCCTCGCCGTCCAGTGGTACGATTTCACCTTGGCCGAAGACGGCGTTTCGTTCAAGATGCCGGGCATTTTCAAAGTGGACTGGTCCGCGGGCACGTTCCTCGGAGCGGAAGTGAACGGCCGGCTGATGACGTACTATTTCATATTGGTGGTTTCCGTGCTCCTGTTCCGGGGGCTTGTGCAGTTCGTGGAATCCCCGGTGGGCCGAGTCCTCCAGTCCGTCCGGGACAACGAACAGCGTTCCATTGCGCTGGGCTACAAGACGTTCCGCTATCAGATACTTTCCATTATATTGAGTTCGAGTGTGGCCTCCATGGGAGGGGTCATGTTCGCCATGTGGTTGGGGTACGTGAATCCGGAATCCGTGCTCGCCACACCCATCATGCTCAACATATTGCTCATGGTCATTATCGGTGGATTGGGCACCCTGTATGGAAGCGTGATCGGTTCGGCGTTCATCGAGATTACCCAGACGTACCTTCCGGAGCTGCAAAAAATCGCCAAGGCCGTTTTTCCTCAAGTCGAAATGATTCATCGTTTGGCCGAACGCTGGGTGCTCTACTTCGGCATTCTGTTTGTGCTGGTGGTGTTCTTTTTTCCGAGAGGGATCCTCGGCACGGCGAGGGAGATGCTGGCGCGGCGCCGCGCCTTGTAG
- a CDS encoding ABC transporter ATP-binding protein, with product MAETILSLQDVHTHIGQHHILQGVTFEVKQGRPTVLLGRNGAGKSTTLRTIMGLTPASSGRIMLGGREITGNKPYEIARLGIGFVPEDQAVLYSLTVEENFRLAMLDETDQSWERMDTIFDLFPDLKKFWGSKAGVLSGGQKQMLAIARAFVSDHQLLLIDEPSKGLAPIVVEHLGESLIRIKDKTTVILVEQNFYLASKVGVDTFIMDDGRVVHQGAMEALVDDRELKRKYLGIG from the coding sequence CAGCATCATATCCTGCAAGGGGTCACTTTTGAAGTCAAACAGGGAAGGCCCACCGTGCTGCTCGGGAGAAACGGCGCCGGCAAGTCCACGACGCTTCGCACTATAATGGGGCTTACTCCGGCGAGTTCGGGCCGCATCATGCTCGGAGGTCGCGAGATTACGGGGAATAAGCCCTATGAAATCGCTCGCCTGGGCATCGGATTCGTGCCGGAAGATCAGGCGGTGCTGTACAGCTTGACCGTGGAGGAGAATTTTCGTCTGGCCATGCTGGATGAAACGGACCAGTCCTGGGAACGCATGGACACCATTTTCGATCTGTTTCCGGACCTGAAGAAGTTCTGGGGAAGCAAAGCGGGGGTTCTCTCGGGTGGGCAAAAGCAGATGCTGGCCATTGCCAGGGCGTTTGTCAGCGACCACCAGCTTTTGCTCATCGATGAACCTTCCAAGGGCCTGGCCCCTATCGTGGTGGAGCATTTGGGCGAGTCCCTCATTCGGATCAAAGACAAGACCACGGTGATTCTCGTGGAACAGAACTTCTATCTGGCCAGCAAGGTCGGTGTGGATACCTTTATAATGGATGACGGACGCGTGGTGCATCAAGGCGCGATGGAAGCGTTGGTGGACGATCGGGAACTTAAGCGGAAATATCTGGGAATCGGCTGA